A window from Dermacentor albipictus isolate Rhodes 1998 colony chromosome 10, USDA_Dalb.pri_finalv2, whole genome shotgun sequence encodes these proteins:
- the LOC139046703 gene encoding 4-galactosyl-N-acetylglucosaminide 3-alpha-L-fucosyltransferase FUT6-like, with translation MRVIMLRQKNFKYFYFAAAIFSLSLLLLSLLKTGVSNEDNAIAPASLPYGDADALSPSYRILVWDVGKRMARRFLRSFGDTEKDPFALCSVRNCVLETSNDRIGDADAVMFHLHLTKGPHTLPNSRRRPGQFWIFFTDESPLHTFLLTRRYNMSHYNGLFNLSMTYRGDSDVPVPYGRTVQLSEAPGDPDVAVSRDYAASKNKLVAILGSNCGGANLRWPYVKELAKHVKVDVYGGCGTRVCPGHFTRDCDVTKEYKFYLAFENSNCREYVTEKLWWNAYHKEVVPVVMGASKQEYARLAPPHSFIHVEDFRDPEDLARYLLYLDGNASAYNEYFAWKSKYAVRNEHGYFGSPSLHLCRMCEAVNRLQGTTKVYNNLESFWNPKTDCRPPVWVPTY, from the coding sequence ATGCGGGTGATCATGCTCCGGCAGAAGAACTTCAAGTACTTCTActtcgcggccgccatcttttcGCTCAGTCTTCTCCTCCTGTCCCTGCTGAAGACCGGTGTGAGCAACGAGGACAACGCGATCGCGCCCGCGTCGCTGCCGTACGGCGACGCGGACGCCTTGTCGCCGTCTTACAGGATCCTCGTCTGGGATGTCGGCAAGCGCATGGCGAGAAGGTTCCTGCGCTCCTTCGGCGACACCGAGAAGGACCCGTTCGCTTTGTGCAGCGTGCGAAACTGCGTCCTGGAAACCTCCAACGACAGGATCGGCGACGCGGACGCCGTCATGTTTCACCTGCACCTCACCAAGGGGCCCCACACGCTGCCTAACTCCCGCAGGAGGCCCGGCCAGTTCTGGATCTTCTTCACCGACGAGTCCCCGCTTCACACGTTCCTGCTTACCAGGCGCTACAACATGAGCCACTACAACGGCCTGTTCAACCTGAGCATGACTTACCGCGGCGACTCCGACGTGCCGGTGCCTTACGGCCGGACGGTCCAGCTGTCCGAGGCTCCCGGCGACCCGGACGTCGCGGTGTCGCGAGACTACGCGGCCTCGAAGAACAAGCTGGTAGCCATCTTGGGTAGCAACTGCGGCGGGGCCAACTTGCGCTGGCCGTACGTCAAGGAGCTAGCCAAGCACGTCAAGGTGGACGTCTACGGCGGCTGCGGCACCAGGGTCTGTCCGGGACACTTCACGCGTGACTGTGACGTCACTAAGGAGTACAAGTTTTACCTGGCGTTCGAGAACAGCAACTGCCGCGAGTACGTAACCGAGAAGCTCTGGTGGAACGCCTACCACAAGGAGGTCGTGCCCGTCGTCATGGGCGCGTCCAAGCAGGAGTACGCCAGGCTGGCGCCGCCACATTCCTTCATCCACGTGGAGGACTTCAGGGACCCCGAAGACCTTGCCAGGTACCTGCTGTACTTGGACGGCAACGCGAGTGCCTACAACGAGTACTTCGCGTGGAAGAGCAAGTACGCGGTGAGAAACGAGCACGGCTACTTTGGCTCGCCGTCGCTTCATTTGTGTCGAATGTGCGAGGCTGTGAATCGCCTTCAGGGCACGACCAAGGTCTACAACAACCTCGAGAGCTTCTGGAATCCCAAGACGGACTGCCGGCCCCCCGTGTGGGTGCCTACTTACTAA